The Bacteroidales bacterium genome has a segment encoding these proteins:
- the narI gene encoding respiratory nitrate reductase subunit gamma, which yields MEHYINNFLFTYFPHIAFAVFWFGLITRLVLANKGIQAQSTQLFSDKYVRLGSNLFHYGIILVFFGHLTLFLPESWYHLVMTTETKRTLALIAGSIFGTIAVAGMVILLVRRYSSPRVKHNSNFHDYFILFLLLIEAGLGLSAIAGTAYTSVEQYAALGEWAQAIITFQPDAGAILASHAIQYKIHIVVGLLIFMIFPYTKLMHMLVLPLAYFFRSGYQLVRRPFGTAIKS from the coding sequence ATGGAACATTACATCAACAATTTCTTATTCACCTACTTTCCACACATCGCCTTTGCGGTGTTCTGGTTTGGACTCATCACCCGCCTCGTGCTGGCCAACAAAGGCATTCAGGCGCAATCGACTCAGCTTTTCAGCGATAAGTACGTGCGGCTTGGCAGCAATCTTTTCCATTACGGAATCATCCTGGTGTTCTTCGGGCATCTCACTTTATTTCTGCCCGAAAGCTGGTATCATCTGGTAATGACCACCGAAACCAAACGCACCCTCGCGCTTATCGCGGGAAGTATTTTTGGCACCATCGCGGTGGCAGGCATGGTTATCCTTCTGGTAAGGCGCTATTCGTCGCCACGGGTGAAGCACAACAGCAATTTCCACGATTACTTCATCCTGTTTCTGTTACTTATCGAAGCCGGGTTGGGTCTGAGCGCTATAGCCGGCACGGCCTATACTTCGGTGGAACAGTATGCGGCGCTGGGTGAGTGGGCGCAAGCCATCATCACCTTCCAGCCCGATGCCGGCGCTATCCTGGCAAGCCACGCCATACAATACAAAATTCATATCGTGGTGGGACTGCTCATTTTTATGATCTTTCCTTATACCAAGCTTATGCACATGCTCGTGCTGCCGCTGGCCTACTTTTTCCGTTCAGGATACCAGCTTGTTCGCCGGCCTTTTGGTACTGCTATCAAGTCATAA
- a CDS encoding C10 family peptidase gives MKRYFLHLLILCAFCIQSLTLISQNLGQNEATSLATSFFQSKLNQTGNTRTLTGIAQCDLKSSGERNLYYIINFEEGGFVILSSDRRFYPILAYAFEGNFEMDNVPENCNTWLASWERQISYALENEHLLLPDHSKAWENLTTEGQAAKGTKGVAPLTTCKWAQSAPHNQMCPADPDSYDGHTPAGCVATAMSQLIYYYRFPMSGAGTVLYTPPYKLGIYGPQYVNFAEAVYDWPAMTDLCRETNDAIAQLCYHTGVSVKMGYMPESSGANINNVSAALSAHFNYLADDFMERSAAANTEEWVALLIANLDNRQPVLYRSSMGWGGHVYLCDGYQDSTHFHFNWGWGGAYNGYFYIDNLTPGGININSGQGAIFNIYPDTTQFVFPVFNSNNEMLTNNVGSFEDGSANLNYLPETHNSWLIQPDNSEITNILLEFTFLDTEADVDQIHIYDGVSAEAPLLAVVSGNDFPFSFYSSGSTLFVTFDSDHQNQAQGFHANYYGYRLPFCEASPVLTEPFGMVEDGSRYHQYTDNTNCEWLIAPELSPVDSIAQLSLHFYQFDLANGDTLFMYDGESPHAPLLGKFTGTTRPDDLITSGNKLFLNFITDSAATGQGWRVGWDYILPEYCADTLHYSATTDTLTDGSGEKNYTENTDCYFLIEVADATYITITFTDFELEVDYDYLKIFDPSNPNQPLDKFSGFSLPPSKTYPGNRLLLHFHSDYRDNFQGWQLVYQATPSAIPELENRITVYPNPVSDFLTIDWQVQNSSNFYYQIYHPNGSVMRSGEAGSMPAQIDLSAFAPGIYYLHIVFDQTVVTKKILKL, from the coding sequence ATGAAACGATATTTTTTACATCTGTTGATTTTGTGTGCTTTTTGTATTCAAAGCCTCACGCTTATTTCACAAAATCTGGGGCAAAACGAAGCTACAAGCCTCGCCACATCTTTTTTTCAATCCAAATTAAACCAAACCGGGAATACCCGGACACTGACCGGAATCGCCCAATGCGACCTCAAATCTTCGGGAGAAAGGAATCTTTATTACATCATAAATTTTGAAGAGGGTGGATTTGTGATCCTATCCTCCGACAGAAGGTTTTATCCCATTCTGGCTTACGCTTTCGAAGGTAATTTTGAAATGGATAACGTTCCTGAAAATTGCAATACCTGGCTTGCCTCCTGGGAAAGACAGATTTCCTATGCACTCGAAAACGAGCATCTTTTGTTGCCAGATCATTCCAAAGCATGGGAAAATTTAACCACCGAAGGGCAAGCAGCAAAGGGTACCAAAGGAGTTGCGCCGCTGACTACCTGCAAATGGGCACAGTCGGCACCACACAACCAAATGTGCCCTGCCGATCCCGATAGTTACGATGGCCATACGCCTGCCGGCTGCGTGGCAACAGCCATGTCGCAACTCATCTATTATTACCGTTTTCCAATGTCGGGTGCTGGCACGGTGCTTTACACGCCGCCCTACAAATTAGGAATTTATGGTCCTCAGTATGTGAATTTTGCCGAAGCTGTTTACGACTGGCCTGCCATGACCGACCTGTGCCGCGAAACCAACGATGCCATAGCTCAGCTTTGCTATCACACGGGCGTATCTGTAAAAATGGGCTACATGCCCGAATCCTCCGGAGCCAATATCAACAACGTTAGTGCTGCGCTTTCTGCGCATTTCAACTATTTGGCCGATGATTTTATGGAACGGTCAGCGGCTGCAAATACTGAGGAATGGGTTGCTTTGCTCATCGCAAATCTCGATAATAGACAACCTGTTTTGTACCGAAGCTCGATGGGGTGGGGAGGTCATGTTTATCTGTGCGATGGCTACCAGGATTCTACACATTTTCATTTCAACTGGGGTTGGGGAGGTGCCTACAACGGTTATTTCTACATCGACAATCTTACGCCGGGAGGCATCAATATCAATTCGGGGCAGGGCGCTATTTTTAATATCTATCCCGACACCACGCAGTTTGTGTTTCCGGTTTTTAATAGTAACAATGAAATGCTTACCAATAATGTCGGCAGTTTTGAAGATGGGAGTGCTAATTTGAATTACCTGCCTGAAACCCACAATTCGTGGCTGATACAGCCCGACAACAGCGAGATCACCAATATTTTGCTGGAGTTTACTTTTCTTGATACAGAAGCTGATGTTGATCAGATTCATATTTATGATGGTGTGTCGGCAGAGGCTCCGCTATTGGCCGTGGTGAGTGGCAACGATTTTCCGTTTTCATTCTACAGTTCGGGGTCGACGCTATTCGTAACTTTCGATTCGGATCATCAAAACCAAGCGCAGGGCTTTCATGCCAATTATTATGGCTATCGCCTTCCCTTTTGTGAGGCAAGTCCGGTGCTGACCGAGCCTTTCGGCATGGTAGAAGATGGAAGCCGCTACCACCAATACACCGACAACACCAATTGTGAATGGCTGATTGCCCCCGAGCTCTCTCCCGTCGATTCCATCGCTCAGCTTTCACTTCATTTTTATCAGTTTGATCTGGCCAATGGCGACACACTATTTATGTATGACGGGGAAAGCCCTCACGCTCCGCTGTTGGGTAAATTCACCGGAACCACTCGTCCCGACGATCTGATTACATCAGGCAACAAGCTGTTTTTGAATTTTATTACCGACAGTGCCGCTACCGGCCAGGGTTGGCGAGTGGGTTGGGATTACATCCTTCCGGAATATTGCGCCGACACGCTCCATTATTCTGCTACTACGGATACGCTGACCGATGGCAGTGGCGAAAAAAATTACACCGAAAACACGGATTGTTATTTTTTAATTGAAGTTGCCGATGCCACATACATCACCATCACTTTCACTGATTTTGAATTGGAAGTCGATTATGATTATCTCAAAATTTTCGATCCTTCTAATCCGAACCAGCCGCTCGATAAGTTTTCGGGCTTCTCGCTGCCACCCTCCAAAACCTATCCGGGCAATCGGTTGTTGCTGCATTTCCACAGCGATTACCGCGACAATTTCCAGGGGTGGCAGCTTGTTTATCAAGCCACTCCATCGGCAATCCCGGAGTTGGAAAACAGAATTACTGTTTACCCCAATCCGGTTTCAGATTTTCTGACCATCGACTGGCAGGTTCAAAACAGCTCAAATTTTTATTACCAAATTTATCATCCAAATGGAAGTGTGATGCGCTCGGGTGAGGCGGGTTCGATGCCGGCACAGATCGACCTTAGCGCTTTCGCACCGGGTATTTATTATCTCCACATTGTTTTTGATCAAACTGTTGTTACCAAAAAAATATTAAAACTTTAA
- a CDS encoding nitrate reductase subunit alpha, translating into MSLINRLIYFSKNKQESRDKHIVTTDENRNWESFYRNRWQYDKVVRSTHGVNCTGSCSWKIYVKSGLVTWEVQHTDYPETRPDLPNHEPRGCPRGASYSWYLYSANRVKYPAIRASLLKAYRNAKAKTGDPVKAWASVVEDKAISKKYKAERGLGGMVRGDWDEMNEIIAAANVYTIKTYGPDRVVGFTPIPAMSMVSYASGTRYLSLIGGTVLSFYDFYCDLPPSSPQTWGEQTDVPESADWYNSSFLMLWGSNVPLTRTPDAPFYTQVRYKGTKIINISPDFNDAAKFADLWMKPKQGTDAALGMSMGHVILKEFYLDKKTPYFEEYARQYTDLPFLVKIEKKADRYVAGSLVRASDMDSELSKVENAQWKPVLLDTKTNEMVLPNGTIGSRWDKSQRWNLELKDVETGREINPVLTVADDKDQLVEVSFPYFGGSTYKHEHFAASTHSDIITRKVPVKKSADGKYFYCTVFDLMIAHYGISRGYDDDQAATDYHQDLPYTPAWQETITGVPAAHIISTARQFAENAAKTKGKSMIIIGAGVNHWFHTDMIYRSAINMLMFCGCVGQSGGGWAHYVGQEKLRPQTGWLPLAFGLDWNRPPRHMNTTSFFYMHTDQWRYEKVGLTELVSPLADQDEWGRQSMIDCNVKAERMGWLPSSPQLSENPLTLAKQAKKAGLSAETYITQRLKSGDLTIASEDPDNPKNFPRNLFVWRSNLIGSSSKGMEYFTKHLLGTQNSVLGEDLKKTGGALPREVVWHDEAPEGKLDLLVTLDFRMSTTTLHSDIILPAATWYEKNDLSTTDMHPFIHPFSKAVDPVWEARSDWEIFRGVSKRFSELTKGHLAKEKDIVLLPLLHDSPMELSETTDAIDWKTSGKELIPGKNMSKIVAMERDYPETYHRFTTLGPLMVKAGNGAKGINWNTDDEVEFLKKLNKTSEHPGETNGLVRIESDIDAAEVILTLAPETNGHVAVKAWQALEKITGREHAHLARSREDEKIRFKDLLRQPRKIITSPIWSGVDSEEVSYNAGYTNVHELIPWRTLTGRQTSYQDHPWMIAFGENLVCYKPPLNTKSIDKKMLNLTGNDEYLIINMMTPHNKWTIHSSWSDNLIMLTLGRGGPVVWMSEIDAEKIHLKDNDWVEVFNLNGASVARLIVSQRIPEGALVMYHNQERTVNMPTNQINGNRGGVHNSVERLSLKPTHMIGGYAQLAWGFNYYGTIGSNRDEFVIVRKLKKVEWNDEPITETTNNK; encoded by the coding sequence ATGAGCCTGATCAACCGACTTATTTATTTTAGTAAAAACAAACAAGAGAGTCGTGATAAGCACATCGTTACCACCGATGAAAATCGCAACTGGGAAAGTTTTTACCGCAACCGCTGGCAATATGATAAAGTGGTTCGTTCCACGCATGGCGTCAACTGCACAGGCTCATGTTCGTGGAAGATTTATGTGAAGAGTGGCCTGGTAACCTGGGAGGTTCAACATACCGATTATCCTGAAACCAGGCCTGATTTGCCCAACCACGAGCCGCGTGGCTGCCCGCGTGGTGCCAGCTATTCGTGGTATCTCTACAGCGCCAATCGCGTAAAGTATCCTGCAATTCGTGCTTCGCTGCTCAAGGCTTATCGCAATGCCAAAGCCAAAACCGGCGATCCCGTCAAGGCGTGGGCAAGCGTGGTGGAAGACAAAGCCATTTCTAAAAAATATAAAGCCGAACGTGGCCTGGGCGGAATGGTGCGCGGCGATTGGGACGAAATGAACGAAATTATCGCTGCTGCCAACGTTTACACCATCAAAACTTACGGCCCTGATCGCGTGGTGGGTTTTACACCCATCCCGGCCATGTCGATGGTTTCGTATGCTTCGGGAACGCGTTACCTGAGCCTGATAGGCGGCACTGTTCTTAGCTTTTACGATTTTTATTGCGACCTGCCACCTTCGTCGCCACAAACCTGGGGAGAGCAAACCGACGTGCCCGAAAGCGCCGATTGGTACAACTCTTCCTTTCTGATGCTGTGGGGCTCCAACGTGCCGCTCACCCGCACGCCCGACGCGCCTTTTTATACACAGGTGCGTTACAAAGGCACCAAGATCATCAATATCTCGCCCGACTTCAACGACGCTGCAAAGTTTGCCGACCTGTGGATGAAACCAAAGCAAGGCACCGATGCCGCGCTGGGAATGTCTATGGGGCATGTGATTTTAAAGGAATTTTATTTAGATAAAAAAACACCCTATTTTGAAGAATATGCCCGCCAATACACCGACTTACCTTTCCTGGTGAAAATAGAAAAGAAAGCCGACCGGTATGTTGCCGGAAGCCTGGTGCGGGCCAGCGATATGGATAGCGAGCTGAGCAAGGTTGAAAATGCGCAGTGGAAGCCGGTTCTCCTCGATACCAAAACCAATGAAATGGTTTTACCCAACGGCACCATCGGATCGAGGTGGGACAAAAGCCAGCGCTGGAATCTGGAGCTGAAAGATGTAGAAACCGGAAGGGAGATAAATCCCGTCCTCACAGTGGCTGACGACAAAGACCAACTGGTGGAGGTTTCGTTCCCCTATTTTGGTGGTAGCACCTATAAGCACGAACATTTTGCAGCAAGCACCCACAGCGACATCATCACGCGCAAAGTGCCTGTTAAAAAATCTGCCGACGGCAAATATTTCTATTGCACCGTCTTTGATTTGATGATAGCTCATTATGGTATTTCGCGTGGCTACGACGACGATCAGGCTGCTACGGATTATCACCAGGATTTGCCCTACACACCAGCCTGGCAGGAAACCATCACTGGGGTTCCGGCAGCGCACATCATTAGCACGGCACGGCAGTTTGCTGAAAATGCTGCCAAAACCAAAGGCAAATCCATGATCATCATTGGCGCCGGCGTCAACCATTGGTTTCACACCGACATGATTTACCGTAGCGCCATCAATATGCTGATGTTTTGCGGCTGCGTGGGCCAGTCGGGTGGCGGATGGGCGCATTATGTGGGGCAGGAAAAGCTGCGGCCACAAACCGGCTGGCTGCCGCTGGCGTTTGGTCTCGACTGGAACCGTCCGCCCAGACACATGAATACCACCTCCTTTTTCTATATGCACACCGATCAGTGGCGTTACGAAAAAGTAGGTCTCACCGAACTGGTTTCTCCTTTGGCCGATCAGGACGAATGGGGCAGGCAGTCGATGATAGATTGTAATGTAAAAGCCGAACGCATGGGCTGGCTGCCCTCGAGTCCGCAGCTTTCTGAGAACCCGCTAACGCTGGCAAAACAAGCCAAAAAAGCGGGCCTCAGCGCGGAAACTTATATTACGCAGCGGCTCAAAAGCGGCGACCTTACCATTGCTTCCGAAGACCCCGACAATCCGAAAAACTTCCCGCGTAATCTGTTTGTGTGGCGTTCCAACCTGATCGGCTCCAGCAGCAAAGGCATGGAATATTTTACCAAACACCTGTTGGGAACACAAAATAGTGTGTTGGGTGAGGATTTGAAAAAAACCGGTGGCGCATTGCCCCGCGAGGTGGTGTGGCACGACGAAGCGCCCGAGGGCAAACTCGATCTGCTCGTTACGCTCGACTTCCGCATGTCGACCACCACGCTGCACTCCGACATCATTCTGCCGGCGGCTACCTGGTACGAGAAAAACGACCTTAGCACCACCGACATGCACCCGTTTATCCATCCCTTTAGCAAAGCAGTGGATCCGGTGTGGGAAGCCCGTTCCGACTGGGAGATTTTTAGAGGCGTTTCCAAACGTTTTTCTGAACTCACCAAAGGTCATCTTGCCAAAGAAAAAGATATTGTGCTTTTGCCATTGCTGCACGACAGCCCGATGGAGCTTTCGGAAACTACCGATGCCATCGACTGGAAAACATCAGGCAAAGAGCTGATACCCGGCAAGAATATGTCGAAGATTGTTGCGATGGAGCGCGATTATCCCGAAACGTATCATCGTTTTACTACCCTCGGCCCACTGATGGTAAAAGCCGGCAACGGTGCCAAAGGCATCAACTGGAATACAGATGATGAAGTGGAGTTTTTGAAAAAACTGAATAAGACTTCTGAGCATCCCGGCGAGACCAACGGTCTGGTGCGCATCGAAAGCGATATAGACGCCGCCGAGGTAATCCTTACTCTGGCGCCCGAAACCAACGGCCATGTGGCGGTGAAGGCCTGGCAGGCGCTCGAAAAAATCACCGGCCGTGAGCACGCACATCTGGCAAGAAGCCGCGAAGACGAGAAGATACGCTTTAAAGATTTGCTTCGTCAGCCGCGTAAAATCATCACGTCGCCCATCTGGAGCGGCGTCGATTCGGAAGAGGTGTCGTACAATGCCGGTTATACCAACGTGCATGAACTTATCCCATGGCGCACCCTAACCGGACGGCAAACTTCCTATCAGGACCATCCGTGGATGATCGCTTTTGGCGAAAACCTGGTGTGCTACAAGCCGCCTCTCAACACCAAATCCATCGATAAAAAGATGCTCAACCTTACCGGGAATGACGAGTATCTGATCATCAATATGATGACACCGCACAACAAATGGACGATACACTCCTCATGGTCGGATAATCTGATAATGCTCACGCTGGGGCGCGGCGGTCCAGTTGTATGGATGAGCGAGATCGACGCCGAAAAAATTCATCTCAAAGACAATGACTGGGTGGAAGTTTTTAACCTTAACGGGGCGTCGGTGGCGCGGCTTATCGTATCGCAGCGCATACCCGAAGGTGCCCTGGTGATGTACCACAACCAGGAGCGCACGGTGAATATGCCCACCAACCAGATAAACGGAAACCGCGGCGGCGTGCATAATTCTGTCGAGCGTCTCAGCCTCAAACCAACGCACATGATCGGTGGCTACGCACAGTTGGCCTGGGGATTCAACTACTACGGTACCATTGGCTCCAACCGCGACGAGTTTGTAATCGTCCGCAAATTAAAAAAGGTAGAATGGAATGACGAACCCATCACGGAAACCACTAATAACAAATAG
- the narJ gene encoding nitrate reductase molybdenum cofactor assembly chaperone has product MMLKTYKTLALLLSYPQEELQQFLAEAIDILNSEKLLAPDEVGKVAEFVDRFSNEELLEWQAHYVQLFDFGRSTSLHLFEHVMGVSKDRGQAMVDLQELYNQNGLQMTVNELPDYLPVFLEFLSTQPASRAAELLASPIEIIARIGATLAEKKNPYHHLFSALISLSSVQPDLAKAKETARNQKPMNPDAEYDEPPVDFSNSCINCK; this is encoded by the coding sequence ATGATGCTGAAAACTTATAAAACGCTGGCGCTTTTGCTCTCCTATCCACAGGAAGAGTTGCAGCAATTTTTGGCGGAAGCCATAGATATTCTTAATAGCGAAAAGCTGCTCGCTCCTGATGAAGTGGGAAAAGTGGCTGAGTTTGTCGACCGGTTTTCCAACGAAGAGCTTCTGGAATGGCAGGCGCATTATGTGCAGCTTTTCGATTTCGGGCGCAGCACCTCACTGCATCTCTTCGAGCATGTAATGGGCGTCTCGAAAGACCGCGGGCAGGCCATGGTGGACTTGCAGGAGCTTTACAACCAAAACGGCCTGCAGATGACGGTAAATGAGCTGCCCGACTACCTGCCGGTTTTTTTGGAGTTTCTATCCACACAGCCTGCCTCCCGTGCCGCAGAGCTGCTGGCTTCGCCCATCGAAATCATTGCGCGCATTGGGGCTACTTTGGCCGAAAAGAAAAATCCGTATCATCATCTCTTTTCTGCTCTCATCAGTTTATCGTCCGTACAGCCTGATTTAGCGAAAGCGAAAGAAACCGCCAGAAACCAAAAACCCATGAACCCGGACGCCGAATACGACGAACCACCTGTAGATTTTAGCAATTCATGTATCAATTGTAAATAA
- a CDS encoding serpin family protein codes for MKTFQTLLIATLLLVLTSCTKDNAKPQPTPAVIQLTEKGAAVIGKSNDFGIQLFQKVAAEDPGNLMLSPLSASVALTMLMNGAEEETYNQINNMLGYDGMSASEVNEAYQSLVTQLLAADGTVQLDLANAVWYRNSFVAKTSFLQIMQEAFDAQAEGLDFGSPSALATINGWASDNTHGKINQVLSEISPDDVMFLINALYFKGSWTQKFDKNKTNDAAFHYYDGSTANIPTMHGQVPGRLVTATGYQAIEIFYGRKNFSMIIMLPDTDIDALTESLTPALWNDLTQQLGSGYEQEVDLSLPKFSFKYEKGLNDELMALGMTDAFISGVANLTGIAEAQLFVSFVKQNTFVEVNEQGTEAAAVTTVAIGLTSAGDEPPEFIVDRPFLFFIREQTTNTLMFAGKVMEP; via the coding sequence ATGAAAACCTTCCAAACCCTTCTGATTGCCACGCTTCTGTTGGTGCTGACGTCATGTACAAAAGATAATGCAAAACCACAACCTACACCTGCCGTTATCCAGCTTACCGAAAAGGGAGCTGCAGTTATCGGCAAGAGCAACGACTTTGGCATCCAACTGTTTCAAAAAGTGGCCGCGGAAGATCCCGGCAACCTGATGCTTTCTCCGCTTTCGGCTTCGGTGGCGCTGACGATGTTGATGAATGGCGCGGAAGAGGAGACTTACAACCAGATTAACAATATGCTGGGCTACGATGGAATGTCGGCCAGCGAAGTGAACGAGGCTTACCAATCGCTGGTGACGCAACTGCTTGCCGCCGATGGCACAGTGCAACTGGATCTGGCCAACGCTGTGTGGTACCGCAACTCGTTTGTGGCCAAGACTTCATTTTTACAAATCATGCAGGAGGCTTTTGATGCACAGGCAGAAGGTCTTGACTTTGGCTCGCCGTCGGCTTTGGCAACAATAAACGGGTGGGCTTCCGATAATACCCATGGGAAAATCAATCAGGTGCTGTCCGAAATCAGTCCGGATGACGTGATGTTTCTGATTAATGCGCTTTATTTCAAGGGGTCGTGGACACAGAAATTTGATAAAAATAAAACCAACGACGCAGCTTTTCATTATTACGATGGTAGCACTGCAAATATTCCCACCATGCACGGCCAAGTGCCCGGACGCCTTGTTACCGCGACCGGTTACCAGGCTATTGAAATCTTTTATGGCCGCAAAAACTTTTCGATGATTATCATGCTGCCCGATACGGATATTGATGCGCTGACAGAATCGCTTACGCCGGCATTGTGGAACGATCTGACCCAGCAGCTTGGCAGCGGGTACGAGCAGGAGGTGGATTTGTCGCTGCCCAAATTTTCATTTAAATACGAAAAGGGACTCAACGACGAGCTTATGGCTTTGGGCATGACCGATGCTTTTATTTCTGGAGTTGCTAATCTGACGGGTATCGCCGAGGCTCAACTATTTGTGAGTTTTGTAAAGCAGAACACTTTCGTGGAAGTTAACGAGCAGGGTACCGAAGCAGCAGCCGTTACAACCGTTGCTATTGGGCTTACATCTGCAGGCGATGAGCCACCAGAATTTATAGTGGATCGGCCGTTTCTGTTCTTTATCCGCGAACAAACCACCAACACGCTGATGTTTGCCGGCAAAGTGATGGAGCCGTAA
- the narH gene encoding nitrate reductase subunit beta produces the protein MKIRAQITMILNLDKCLGCHTCSVTCKNVWTSRKGMEYVWFNNVETKPGIGYPDHWENQERYKGGWKLANKKLSPRMGRKVGIMKNIFANPDMPRIDDYYEPYTFNYKILHSGSRFKTPPSARPFSVMTGKPMDKIRKSANWDDNLGGTFERRGADKNFDNIQKEIYGAFENSFMMYVPRLCEHCLNPTCVAVCPSGAIYKREEDGIVLIDQNRCRGWRQCVTGCPYKKVYFNWETHKSEKCTFCYPKIEVGEPTICSESCVGRIRYIGMLLYDADKILEAASVENEQDLYQKHLELFLDPNDPEVIAEAKKQGISHNVLEAARQSPIYELAIRWKLAFPLHPEYRTLPMVWYIPPLSPIMQAVESGKLGVNGILPDLDALSIPNQYLANIFTAGDEAPIKTALRRMLAMRAYMRSKTVDGVENAEVLKGTGLTPADTEKMYQLMAIANFDDRFVIPTSHREEAQNVFDIKSSCGFSTDPGCDADKLRNLFGGF, from the coding sequence ATGAAAATACGTGCACAAATAACGATGATCCTGAATCTCGATAAATGTTTAGGATGCCATACCTGCTCGGTGACCTGCAAAAACGTGTGGACGTCGCGCAAAGGCATGGAGTACGTGTGGTTTAACAATGTAGAAACAAAGCCGGGAATCGGTTATCCCGACCATTGGGAAAACCAGGAACGCTACAAAGGAGGCTGGAAACTTGCCAACAAGAAGCTTAGCCCACGCATGGGCAGGAAAGTCGGCATCATGAAAAATATCTTTGCCAATCCTGATATGCCGCGCATCGACGATTATTATGAGCCTTACACCTTCAACTACAAAATCCTGCACAGCGGCTCCCGTTTTAAAACGCCACCATCGGCGCGCCCTTTTTCGGTGATGACCGGAAAACCGATGGACAAGATACGCAAGTCGGCCAACTGGGACGATAACCTGGGCGGCACTTTCGAAAGACGTGGCGCTGACAAAAACTTCGACAATATCCAGAAGGAAATATATGGTGCTTTCGAGAACAGTTTTATGATGTATGTGCCGCGTCTGTGCGAGCACTGCCTCAACCCGACGTGTGTAGCAGTCTGTCCTTCGGGCGCCATATACAAACGCGAAGAAGACGGCATCGTGCTCATCGATCAGAACCGGTGCCGTGGCTGGCGCCAATGTGTTACGGGTTGTCCGTATAAAAAAGTTTATTTTAACTGGGAAACACACAAGTCAGAAAAATGCACTTTTTGTTATCCAAAAATAGAGGTGGGCGAGCCGACCATCTGCAGTGAGTCGTGCGTGGGCAGGATTCGTTATATCGGCATGTTGCTTTATGATGCTGATAAGATTCTAGAAGCCGCTTCTGTCGAAAATGAGCAGGATCTGTATCAGAAGCACCTGGAGCTTTTCCTCGATCCCAACGATCCGGAAGTAATAGCAGAGGCCAAAAAGCAGGGCATTTCCCATAACGTTTTGGAAGCTGCCCGCCAATCACCGATATATGAGCTGGCCATTCGCTGGAAGCTGGCATTCCCGCTGCATCCCGAATATCGTACGCTGCCGATGGTGTGGTATATTCCGCCTTTGTCGCCCATCATGCAGGCTGTCGAAAGTGGTAAACTCGGCGTCAACGGCATCCTGCCCGACCTGGACGCATTGAGCATTCCTAATCAATACCTGGCCAATATCTTTACTGCCGGCGACGAAGCGCCCATCAAAACTGCCCTGCGGCGTATGCTGGCAATGCGCGCTTATATGCGCAGCAAAACGGTGGACGGAGTGGAAAACGCTGAAGTTCTGAAAGGCACCGGCCTCACACCTGCCGACACCGAAAAGATGTACCAGCTAATGGCCATCGCCAACTTCGACGACCGCTTTGTGATTCCCACCTCGCATCGCGAAGAGGCACAAAACGTTTTTGATATTAAATCATCCTGTGGCTTTTCCACCGATCCGGGCTGTGACGCCGATAAGCTGCGTAATTTATTTGGAGGATTTTGA